One Stigmatopora nigra isolate UIUO_SnigA chromosome 1, RoL_Snig_1.1, whole genome shotgun sequence DNA segment encodes these proteins:
- the flna gene encoding filamin-A isoform X4, giving the protein MSGSHPRTHQSAAPAPNALSTDKDAEMPATEKDLAEDAPWKKIQQNTFTRWCNEHLKFVKKRIGNLQTDLGDGLRLIGLLEVLSGKKMLRKYNQRPTFRQMQLENVSVALEFLDKENIKLVSIDSKAIVDGNLKLILGLIWTLILHYSISMPVWDEEEEADDGRQKTPKQRLLGWIQNKLPELPITNFNRDWQTGRALGALVDSCAPGLCPDWDQWDQTKPVDNAREAMQQADDWLGIPQVITPEEIVDPNVDEHSVMTYLSQFPKGKLKPGAPLRPKLNPKKARAYGPGIEPLGNVVMKKAVFTVETISAGMGEVLVYVEDPAGHREEAKVTANNDKNRTYSAFYIPKVTGMHKVTVLFAGQHISKSPFEVEIGMAQGDSSKATAQGPGLEPMGNIANKSTYFDIYTAGAGVGEVDVVIMDPAGKKNTVTCNIEDKGNSSYRCTYKPTQEGQHVIYVTFAGGPINKSPFTVDIGEACNPSLCKAKGRGLQPKGLRVKETADFKVFTKGAGTGELKVTIKGPKGLEEPCKRKDLGDGVYEFEYYPTTTGTYTITITWGGQHIPRSPIEVKIGSEAGQQKVRAWGPGLEGGIIGKSADFVVEAVGDNVGTLGFSVEGPSQAKIECDDKGDGSCDVRYWPTEPGEYAVHVLCNSEDIQHSPFMAEIVNPPGKDFYPDKVKAYGPGLQSSGLAVGKPTEFTVDAKQGGKAPLKIVAQDGEGTPLDVHVKDNGNGTYSCSYTPRRPLKHTVMVSWGGVNIPDSPFRMNVGAGCHPNKVRVSGPGVAKTGLKAFEPTYFTVDCGEAGQGDISIGIKCAPGVVGPAEADIDFDIIRNDNDTFTVKYMPPGAGSYTIMVLFADQAIPMTPIRIKVDPAHDASKVKAEGPGLSRSGVELNKPTHFTVTTKGAGKANLECNFVGPVKAEAVKDFEIINNHDNTQTVKYTPVQQGPLGLAVTYGGDHIPKSPFNVAVAPSLDLSKINVTGLGDKMSVGKDQEVNVKSKGAGGQGKVAAKVTGPSGKPVSCKVEPGLSSETSQVKFIPREAGPYQVELTYDGVQIPGSPFTPIAYPATDPSKVRCSGPGLERAKVGETGEFIVDCSNAGPAELTIEIISDGGTEAEVHIQDNGDGTYTITYIPLYPGSYTLTIRYGGQDVPNFPAQLTVDPAIDASGIRVFGPGVEGKGIFREATTDFTVDARALTLSGGDHIKTLISNPSGSCTDSLITDLGDGTYHVEYTPYEEGPHSVDVCYDGTPVPKSPFRVGVTEGCDPGKVRVHGPGLKSGTTNKPNKFTVETRGAGTGGLGLAMEGPSEAKMSCTDNKDGSCSVEYIPYEPGTYNLNVTYGGQPINGSPFSVPVSDTVDSSKVKCQGPGLGTNVRANIPQVFTVDATKAGVAPLQVRVQGPKGVVEPVEIADNCDQTHTVSYVPTREGPYSINVLYADEEIPRSPYKVKVLPTHDASKVRASGPGLNTTGVPASLPVEFTIDAKDAGEGLLAVQITDPEGKPKKANIRDNQDGTYLVSYVPDMTGRYTILIKYGGDEIPYSPYRIRALPTGDASKCTVTVSIGGHGLGAGVGPTIQIGEQTVITVDAKAAGKGKVTCSVCTPEGAEVDVDVVENEDGTFDIFYTAPQPGEYVICVRFGGEHIPNSPFQVKATDRPLGMNGLDVTGLRPFDLVIPFTIQKGEITGEVRMPSGKVAKPDITDNKDGTVTVKYAPIEAGLHEMDIKYDGIHIPGSPLQFYVDYMNSGNVSAYGPGLIHGTVNKPALFTVNTKDAGEGGLSLAIEGPSKADISCVDNQDGTCSVSYLPVLPGDYSILVKYNDKHIPGSPFSAKITGDDSMRMSHLKVGSSADIPLDIGDFDLSQLTASLTAPSGREEPCLLKKLRNGLVGISFVPKEIGEHLVNIKKNGRHIPSSPISVMINQSEFGDASRVRVSGMGLSEGKTFEPAEFIIDTRDAGYGGLSLSIEGPSKVDINTEDQEDGTCKFTYCPTEPGNYIINIKFADQHVPGSAFTVKVTGEGRMKESITRKKRAASVANVGSQCDLSLKIPEISIADMAAQVTSPSGQVHQADIMEGENNTYCIRFVPTETGVHTVCVKYNGMHVPGSPFQFTVGPLGEGGAHKVRAGGPGLERAEAGEPAEFSIWTREAGAGGLSIAVEGPSKAEIAFEDRKDGSSGVSYIVQEPGDYEVSIRFNDEHIPDSPFIVPVASPSDDARRLTVASLQESGLKVNQPASFAVSLNGAKGVIDAKVHSPSGALEECCVTEIDQDKYAVRFIPRENGLYLIDVKFNGSHIPGSPFKIRVGETGQAGDPGMVSAYGPGLERGSTGTACEFVVNTSNAGPGALAVTIDGPSKVKMDCVECSEGYKVTYTPMAPGNYLISIKYGGPYHIVGSPFKAKITGTKLVSSHSLHETSSVMVDPVTRALSSTQQGAPLQSDASKVVSKGLGLNKGFVGQKNSFSVDCSKAGRNMLLVGVDGPKVPCEEIVVKHLGNRLYNVNYQLKEKGEYILVVKWGDEHIPGSPFHIVV; this is encoded by the exons ATGAGTGGTTCCCACCCCCGGACTCACCAGAGCGCCGCGCCCGCTCCTAACGCTCTCTCCACGGACAAGGACGCAGAAATGCCTGCCACGGAGAAAGACCTAGCCGAAGACGCCCCGTGGAAGAAAATCCAGCAGAACACGTTCACCCGATGGTGTAACGAGCATCTGAAATTCGTCAAGAAGCGAATTGGCAACTTGCAGACCGACCTTGGCGATGGGCTACGGCTCATCGGGTTACTGGAGGTCCTCTCCGGGAAAAAGATGTTACGAAAGTACAACCAGCGGCCCACCTTCCGCCAAATGCAGCTGGAGAACGTGTCCGTGGCTCTGGAGTTCTTGGACAAGGAGAACATCAAGTTGGTGTCCATAG ATTCCAAAGCCATCGTTGATGGGAATCTCAAGCTCATCCTGGGTCTGATCTGGACCTTGATCTTGCACTACTCCATCTCCATGCCGGTGTgggatgaagaagaggaagcaGATGACGGCAGACAAAAGACCCCCAAGCAAAGGTTGTTGGGATGGATTCAGAACAAACTACCTGAACTTCCAATCACCAACTTCAACCGGGACTGGCAGACTGGCCGTGCTCTAGGGGCCCTGGTCGACAGCTGTGCTCCAG GTCTATGTCCTGACTGGGACCAGTGGGATCAGACTAAACCTGTGGACAATGCCCGTGAGGCCATGCAACAAGCTGATGACTGGCTTGGTATACCACAG GTCATTACCCCTGAGGAAATAGTTGACCCCAATGTGGATGAGCATTCTGTCATGACTTACCTGTCCCAGTTTCCAAAGGGGAAACTTAAACCTGGTGCACCACTTCGACCTAAACTCAATCCCAAGAAAGCACGTGCCTATGGGCCAG GCATTGAGCCACTTGGCAATGTTGTGATGAAAAAGGCTGTGTTCACTGTGGAGACCATTAGTGCAGGAATGGGAGAAGTGCTCGTTTATGTCGAGGACCCTGCTGGACACAGAGAGGAG GCCAAGGTGACGGCCAACAACGACAAGAATCGCACCTACTCGGCCTTCTATATCCCAAAAGTCACAGGGATGCACAAG GTCACAGTGTTGTTTGCAGGCCAACACATTTCCAAGAGCCCCTTTGAGGTGGAGATTGGCATGGCTCAGGGAGACTCTAGCAAGGCCACTGCTCAAGGCCCTGGCTTGGAGCCCATGGGCAACATTGCTAATAAGAGTACTTATTTTGACATATACACAGCAG GTGCTGGTGTTGGTGAAGTGGATGTTGTGATCATGGACCCTGCAGGCAAGAAGAACACTGTAACTTGCAACATAGAGGACAAGGGCAACAGTAGCTACCGCTGCACCTACAAACCAACCCAGGAGGGCCAACATGTCATTTATGTCACCTTTGCTGGTGGTCCGATCAACAAAAGTCCCTTTACAGTGGACATTGGTGAAG catGCAACCCCAGCCTGTGCAAAGCAAAGGGTCGTGGACTGCAGCCAAAGGGCTTGAGAGTAAAAGAGACTGCAGACTTCAAGGTTTTCACCAAAGGAGCTGGTACTGGAGAGCTTAAAGTTACCATCAAGGGACCCA AGGGACTTGAAGAACCTTGCAAGAGGAAAGATTTGGGAGATGGTGTGTATGAATTTGAGTATTACCCCACCACAACTGGCACCTATACCATCACCATCACCTGGGGAGGACAGCACATACCACGCAG TCCCATTGAAGTTAAAATTGGCTCTGAAGCTGGCCAACAGAAAGTGAGGGCATGGGGTCCTGGCCTCGAGGGTGGCATTATAGGCAAATCTGCTGATTTTGTTGTAGAGGCTGTCGGGGACAATGTTGGCACTTTGG GTTTCTCAGTGGAGGGCCCATCCCAGGCTAAAATTGAATGTGACGACAAAGGAGATGGTTCTTGTGACGTACGCTACTGGCCCACAGAACCTGGAGAGTATGCGGTACATGTTCTTTGTAACAGTGAGGATATTCAGCACTCTCCATTTATGGCTGAGATTGTCAACCCACCTGGCAAAGACTTTTATCCTGACAAG GTTAAGGCATATGGCCCAGGTCTTCAAAGTAGTGGTTTGGCTGTTGGGAAACCCACAGAGTTTACGGTTGATGCCAAGCAAGGTGGAAAAGCTCCACTGAAAATAGTTGCACAG GATGGGGAAGGCACTCCTCTGGATGTGCATGTTAAAGACAATGGCAATGGAACATACAGCTGCAGTTACACTCCACGCAGACCTTTAAAACACACAGTCATGGTGTCATGGGGAGGAGTTAACATCCCTGACAGCCCTTTCAGG ATGAATGTTGGGGCCGGCTGCCATCCAAACAAAGTGCGGGTATCAGGACCTGGAGTGGCGAAGACTGGTCTCAAGGCTTTTGagccaacatattttacagtagaTTGTGGTGAAGCTGGTCAAG GTGACATCAGCATCGGAATCAAGTGCGCCCCCGGAGTAGTCGGTCCTGCTGAGGCAGACATCGACTTTGACATCATCAGAAACGACAACGATACATTCACTGTCAAGTATATGCCTCCCGGGGCAGGCAGCTACACAATCATGGTTCTTTTTGCTGACCAA GCTATTCCAATGACACCAATCAGGATTAAAGTGGATCCTGCACATGACGCCAGTAAAGTAAAGGCAGAAGGGCCGGGGCTCAGCCGCAGTG gtgtTGAATTAAACAAGCCCACTCATTTCACAGTCACCACTAAAGGAGCAGGAAAGGCGAATCTCGAATGTAATTTTGTCGGCCCCGTCAAAGCAGAGGCCGTTAAGGACTTTGAAATCATTAACAACCATGATAATACCCAAACTGTGAAATACACTCCTGTGCAGCAG GGTCCTCTGGGGCTTGCAGTGACCTATGGTGGAGATCATATACCAAAGAGTCCCTTCAATGTTGCAGTGGCACCCTCACTGGATCTAAGCAAGATCAATGTGACCGGCCTGGGTGACA AGATGTCTGTAGGCAAAGATCAGGAGGTGAATGTGAAATCAAAGGGTGCCGGAGGTCAAGGCAAAGTGGCAGCCAAGGTGACTGGACCATCAGGGAAGCCAGTTTCCTGCAAG GTGGAACCAGGGCTCAGTTCAGAAACCAGCCAGGTGAAATTCATCCCAAGAGAAGCAGGGCCATACCAGGTTGAACTTACTTATGATGGTGTCCAGATCCCGGGATCACCTTTCACACCCATTGCCTACCCTGCCACAGACCCCTCTAAG GTGCGTTGCTCTGGCCCTGGCTTGGAGCGTGCTAAAGTTGGGGAGACTGGGGAGTTCATTGTAGACTGCTCCAATGCTGGCCCAGCGGAACTGACTATAGAGATCATTTCTGATGGTGGTACAGAGGCTGAAGTGCATATTCAGGATAATGGAGATGGCACGTACACCATCACCTACATTCCACTCTATCCTGGCTCATACACCCTGACTATCCGCTATGGTGGCCAGGATGTGCCGAACTTCCCGGCTCAGCTCACTGTAGACCCAGCTATTGATGCCAGTGGAATCCGTGTGTTTGGTCCAGGAGTTGAAGGCAAAG gtattttcCGTGAAGCCACTACAGATTTCACAGTAGACGCTCGAGCTCTTACATTGTCTGGAGGTGACCACATCAAAACGCTAATCAGCAACCCTTCAGGCAGCTGTACTGACAGTCTAATAACAGATCTTGGGGATGGCACCTACCACGTAGAGTACACTCCCTACGAGGAAG GCCCTCACAGTGTAGATGTTTGCTACGATGGCACACCAGTGCCAAAAAGTCCGTTCCGTGTTGGCGTCACTGAAGGTTGCGATCCAGGCAAAGTACGCGTGCATGGTCCAGGCCTGAAGTCTGGCACTACCAACAAGCCCAATAAGTTCACAGTGGAGACGAG GGGAGCTGGCACTGGTGGTCTTGGTTTGGCGATGGAAGGTCCATCTGAGGCCAAAATGTCTTGCACTGATAACAAAGATGGAAGTTGCAGTGTTGAGTACATCCCCTATGAGCCAGGCACATACAACCTTAATGTAACCTACGGTGGACAACCTATCAATG GAAGTCCTTTTTCAGTGCCAGTAAGTGACACAGTGGACAGTTCCAAGGTGAAATGCCAAGGTCCAGGACTTGGCACCAACGTCAGGGCCAATATTCCACAGGTCTTTACAGTGGATGCTACCAAAGCTGGAGTGGCTCCATTGCAAGTTCGTGTGCAGGGACCCAAAG GTGTCGTGGAGCCTGTGGAAATTGCAGATAATTGTGACCAAACTCACACAGTCAGCTATGTTCCAACTAGAGAAGGTCCATATTCCATTAACGTCTTGTATGCTGATGAGGAAATCCCACGGAG CCCATATAAGGTCAAGGTGCTTCCTACACACGATGCTAGTAAAGTCCGTGCTAGTGGGCCAGGTTTGAACACCACGGGGGTGCCTGCCTCTCTGCCTGTGGAGTTTACCATTGATGCCAAGGATGCAGGGGAGGGATTGCTAGCAGTGCAAATTACT GACCCAGAAGGAAAGCCAAAGAAAGCCAATATTCGCGATAACCAGGATGGAACATATTTGGTGTCATATGTCCCTGACATGACAGGCAGATATACCATTTTAATCAAGTACGGAGGTGACGAGATTCCATATTCACCGTATCGCATCAGAGCGCTTCCCACAGGAGATGCCAGCAAATGCACTGTGACAG TCTCAATTGGAGGTCACGGTTTAG GTGCTGGTGTTGGCCCAACCATTCAGATTGGGGAACAGACGGTCATCACTGTGGATGCTAAGGCAGCTGGGAAGGGCAAAGTGACCTGCAGTGTGTGCACACCCGAGGGTGCGGAGGTGGATGTAGATGTGGTTGAAAATGAGGACGGTACATTTGACATCTTTTACACGGCGCCACAGCCCGGTGAATATGTCATCTGTGTACGTTTTGGAGGAGAGCACATTCCTAATAGTCCATTCCAAGTCAAG GCAACAGACAGACCCCTTGGAATGAATGGTCTAGATGTGACGGGTTTGAGGCCTTTTGATCTGGTTATTCCGTTCACCATACAGAAGGGGGAGATTACTG GTGAGGTCCGAATGCCATCAGGCAAGGTTGCCAAGCCTGATATCACAGATAACAAAGACGGCACtgttactgttaaatatgcaccAATTGAAGCTGGACTGCATGAGATGGACATAAAATATGACGGAATTCACATCCCTG GAAGTCCCCTGCAGTTTTATGTGGACTACATGAACAGCGGAAATGTCAGTGCCTATGGTCCTGGCTTAATCCATGGCACAGTTAACAAGCCTGCTCTCTTCACAGTCAACACGAAAGATGCGGGAGAGG GTGGTTTGTCTCTAGCCATTGAGGGTCCATCAAAAGCAGACATTAGTTGCGTGGATAACCAAGATGGGACATGCAGTGTGTCCTACTTGCCTGTTCTCCCGGGAGACTATAGCATCCTGGTCAAGTATAATGACAAGCATATTCCTGGCAGCCCCTTTTCAGCTAAGATTACTG GTGATGACTCGATGAGGATGTCACATTTGAAGGTGGGATCATCCGCTGACATTCCTCTGGACATTGGCGATTTCGATCTCAGCCAACTGACAGCCTCGCTCACTGCACCCTCTGGCCGTGAAGAACCCTGCCTCTTGAAGAAGCTACGCAATGGCCTTGTCG GCATCTCATTTGTTCCAAAAGAGATTGGAGAACATCtggtaaacattaaaaaaaatggtcgccATATTCCCAGTAGCCCCATCTCGGTTATGATTAACCAGTCTGAGTTTGGCGATGCCAGCCGCGTTCGTGTTAGTGGCATGGGGCTGAGTGAAGGCAAGACTTTTGAGCCTGCTGAATTCATCATTGACACTCGTGATGCAG GGTATGGTGGCTTGAGCCTGTCCATCGAAGGACCCAGTAAAGTAGATATCAACACTGAGGATCAAGAAGATGGCACCTGTAAGTTCACATACTGCCCCACCGAACCTGGGAATTACATCATCAACATCAAATTTGCTGACCAGCATGTTCCAG GGAGTGCATTTACAGTGAAGGTTACAGGTGAGGGCAGGATGAAGGAGAGCATCACGAGGAAGAAGAGAGCAGCATCTGTAGCTAATGTTGGTAGCCAGTGTGACCTCAGCCTCAAGATCCCAG AAATCAGCATAGCAGACATGGCCGCTCAGGTGACCAGCCCCTCTGGTCAGGTTCACCAAGCCGACATAATGGAGGGGGAAAACAACACCTACTGCATCCGTTTTGTCCCCACCGAGACGGGTGTGCACACAGTATGTGTGAAATACAATGGGATGCACGTCCCCGGTAGTCCATTCCAGTTTACTGTTGGTCCGCTTGGAGAGGGAGGGGCACATAAGGTTCGTGCAGGTGGGCCGGGTCTAGAGAGAGCAGAAGCTGGAGAGCCAG CTGAATTTAGCATCTGGACAAGGGAGGCTGGAGCTGGAGGGCTCAGTATTGCTGTGGAGGGGCCAAGTAAAGCTGAAATTGCCTTTGAAGACCGCAAAGATGGCTCTAGCGGAGTTTCTTACATTGTGCAAGAACCAG gAGACTACGAGGTGTCGATCCGTTTCAATGACGAGCACATCCCTGACAGCCCCTTCATCGTTCCAGTGGCCTCCCCCTCAGACGATGCGCGACGCCTCACTGTTGCCAGCCTTCAG GAGTCTGGCTTGAAGGTGAACCAACCGGCATCATTTGCAGTTAGCCTGAATGGAGCAAAGGGTGTGATTGATGCAAAGGTTCACAGCCCTTCAGGAGCGCTGGAAGAGTGTTGTGTTACTGAGATTGACCAAG ATAAGTATGCAGTACGCTTCATCCCAAGAGAAAATGGCCTGTATCTAATTGATGTCAAGTTCAATGGAAGTCACATCCCTGGTAGTCCATTCAAGATTAGAGTTGGAGAGACGGGCCAGGCAGGAGACCCTGGCATGGTATCTGCTTATGGACCAGGCTTGGAAAGAGGCAGTACAG gaaCGGCATGTGAATTTGTGGTCAACACGAGCAATGCTGGCCCCGGAGCTTTGGCTGTGACCATTGATGGTCCCTCCAAAGTGAAGATGGACTGTGTAGAGTGTTCAGAAGGCTACAAGGTCACATACACCCCAATGGCACCAGGCAATTATCTCATATCCATTAAGTACGGTGGACCCTATCACATTGTGGGAAGCCCCTTCAAAGCAAAGATCACTG GTACCAAGCTTGTTTCCAGTCACAGTTTGCATGAGACCTCGTCTGTCATGGTTGACCCAGTGACTCGTGCCCTCAGCTCTACTCAGCAAGGTGCACCTCTCCAGTCAGATGCTAGTAAGGTGGTGTCTAAAGGCCTCGGCCTTAACAAGGGTTTTGTTGGTCAGAAGAACAGCTTCAGTGTTGACTGCAGCAAAGCAG GTCGGAACATGCTGTTGGTTGGGGTGGATGGCCCCAAAGTCCCCTGTGAGGAGATTGTAGTAAAACATTTGGGCAACCGCCTGTATAATGTCAACTACCAGCTCAAAGAGAAAGGAGAGTACATCCTGGTTGTCAAGTGGGGTGATGAGCACATTCCGGGCAGTCCCTTCCACATCgttgtctaa